One genomic window of Archangium lipolyticum includes the following:
- a CDS encoding PAS domain S-box protein, giving the protein MNLETHRPTSPPASLADVLEARRDDIIHHWVERLSEELAPAPRPQGVLEDHIGDYLQELTTVLHRAGQAGAAAVPERSAEAREHGSQRLRIGFDLPVLVREYGLLHECILDSVEDTGTRVTPAEHRALTSFIVQGIAEAADEHTRAQRLNEARLQALLDHAPVSIYAKDVEGRHFITNRHLQEVLGLSRAQILGRNTSEILPGPGPNVDEIRAHDAQVLAGQTCIAEEVVRFPSGPRTYLSVKFPLPGDEGTPAAIGGISTDITERKEAEAARARLLRESEAQRERLGSLFQHAPAMAFVLQGPELVVTLANPLIVRRLGGRELVGKPLREAIPELVEQGYGELLDNVYRTGNPAMGNEAPVWVTPPEGGEPEESFFNYVYTPTHGPDGQVDGVFVHVVEVTELVRERLKAEEALVLLDTLLNTAPVGLAFLDRDLRFVRVNQMTANVYGRPIEQMLGHDLDELAPSVSPVLTPIRRQVLETGQPVFGQEVTGSAPGTGGEVRTWLLNHSPVRNRAGEVILVATAALDITERKRAESATEERFRLLVEGVEDYAIFMLDPEGRVTSWNPGAERIKGWKAPEVLGHSISLFYLPGDVVAGVPEETLRLAATEGQYRAEVPLLRKDGSRFWADILLTALRDERGGQRGFAMITRDISPRRQAEEVLRATTQRLEAILETAVDGILTIDEWGRIQSINPATVRIFGHPPEQLLGRDIRHLVPEPFSSGNLQPGACKAPGGTREVRGRREDGSHFPLELSVSETRLSQGRFFTCIVRDITARKRAEEAQALFVRVGTLLSQSLDVHTTLESLASLVVSHLADYCVLFLLGEDGQLRRLELTARDPEMQALIHRAQPVPAQVASTSPVVRALEGGVPQAVPKVTPEWLDAIASNAEHRALLEGLAPKSALMVPLVARGRKLGVIAFAWTQFRPTCATTDQEVALGVADRAAMALDNARLYQEAQEAIRVREDVVAIVSHDLRTPLNAITLSATSLLKRGNLDAHTAKATHRIRSAADRAGRMIRDLLDFNQARMRGIPTHRGPLDFHEQVLRVVKEVRLAHPDRHIAFHSSGEGWGEWDGDRLAQVVTNLVGNALQHGPAGSPVRVSTRSEDSSVLLEVHNENVGRAIPPEVLAKLFEPYRRGPEAGAGQGSLGLGLFITRQIVLAHGGSIDVRSTPEEGTTFTVRLPRHSSTSPSFTPGANT; this is encoded by the coding sequence GTGAATCTCGAGACGCATCGGCCAACGTCCCCGCCTGCCTCGCTGGCCGATGTGCTGGAGGCCCGGCGTGACGACATCATCCACCACTGGGTGGAACGGCTGAGCGAGGAGCTGGCCCCTGCGCCCCGCCCCCAGGGCGTGCTGGAGGACCACATCGGCGACTACCTCCAGGAACTGACCACGGTGCTTCACCGGGCCGGGCAGGCAGGAGCCGCCGCGGTACCGGAGCGCAGCGCCGAGGCCCGGGAGCACGGCAGCCAGCGCCTGCGCATCGGCTTCGACCTGCCGGTGCTGGTGCGGGAGTACGGCCTGCTGCACGAGTGCATCCTCGACTCGGTGGAGGACACGGGCACGCGCGTCACTCCGGCCGAGCACCGGGCGCTCACCTCCTTCATCGTCCAGGGCATCGCCGAGGCGGCGGACGAGCACACCCGCGCGCAGCGGCTCAACGAGGCGCGGCTCCAGGCGCTGTTGGACCATGCCCCCGTCTCCATCTACGCCAAGGACGTCGAGGGACGCCACTTCATCACCAACCGGCACCTGCAGGAGGTGCTGGGGCTCTCGCGCGCGCAGATCCTCGGCCGGAACACCTCCGAAATCCTCCCTGGGCCTGGGCCGAACGTCGACGAGATCCGGGCCCATGACGCCCAGGTCCTGGCCGGCCAGACCTGCATCGCCGAGGAAGTGGTGCGGTTCCCCTCGGGACCGCGCACGTACCTGTCCGTGAAGTTTCCCCTGCCGGGGGACGAGGGCACTCCCGCGGCCATCGGCGGCATCTCCACGGACATCACCGAGCGCAAGGAGGCCGAGGCCGCCCGGGCCCGGTTGCTGCGCGAGTCCGAAGCCCAACGCGAGCGCCTGGGTTCACTCTTCCAGCATGCCCCGGCCATGGCCTTCGTGCTGCAGGGACCCGAGCTCGTCGTCACCCTGGCCAATCCCCTCATCGTCCGGCGCCTGGGCGGCCGGGAGCTGGTGGGCAAGCCCCTGCGCGAGGCCATTCCGGAGCTCGTGGAGCAGGGCTACGGCGAGCTTCTCGACAACGTCTACCGCACGGGCAATCCGGCCATGGGCAACGAGGCCCCGGTGTGGGTGACCCCACCCGAGGGAGGGGAACCCGAGGAGTCCTTCTTCAACTACGTCTACACGCCCACGCATGGACCGGACGGCCAGGTGGACGGCGTCTTCGTGCACGTGGTGGAGGTGACGGAGCTGGTGCGCGAGCGCCTCAAGGCGGAAGAGGCGCTGGTGCTGCTGGACACCCTGCTCAACACCGCCCCGGTGGGGCTGGCCTTCCTCGACCGCGACCTGCGCTTCGTGCGCGTCAACCAGATGACGGCCAACGTCTACGGCCGTCCCATCGAGCAGATGCTGGGCCATGACCTGGACGAGCTCGCGCCCTCCGTGTCCCCCGTGCTCACGCCCATCCGCCGTCAGGTGCTGGAAACGGGGCAGCCGGTCTTCGGCCAGGAGGTGACGGGCTCCGCCCCCGGGACGGGCGGAGAGGTGCGCACCTGGCTCCTCAATCACTCCCCGGTGCGCAACCGGGCCGGCGAGGTCATCCTCGTGGCCACCGCGGCGCTGGACATCACGGAGCGCAAGCGCGCCGAGAGTGCGACCGAGGAGCGCTTCCGCCTGCTGGTGGAGGGCGTGGAGGACTACGCCATCTTCATGCTCGACCCCGAGGGCCGGGTGACGAGCTGGAATCCGGGAGCCGAGCGCATCAAGGGTTGGAAGGCGCCGGAGGTCCTCGGCCACTCCATCTCCCTCTTCTACCTCCCCGGGGACGTGGTGGCCGGGGTTCCCGAGGAGACCCTGCGGCTCGCCGCCACCGAGGGGCAGTACCGCGCGGAGGTGCCCCTCTTGCGCAAGGACGGCAGCCGGTTCTGGGCGGACATCCTGCTCACCGCCCTGCGCGACGAGCGGGGAGGCCAGCGAGGCTTCGCGATGATCACCCGCGACATCTCACCGCGGAGGCAGGCCGAGGAGGTGCTGCGCGCGACGACCCAGCGGCTGGAGGCCATCCTGGAGACGGCGGTGGATGGAATCCTCACCATCGACGAGTGGGGCCGCATCCAGAGCATCAACCCGGCCACCGTGCGCATCTTCGGCCATCCCCCCGAGCAACTGCTCGGCCGCGACATCCGCCACCTGGTGCCCGAGCCCTTCTCGAGCGGCAATCTCCAGCCAGGGGCGTGCAAGGCGCCCGGCGGCACGCGCGAGGTGCGGGGCCGGCGCGAGGATGGGAGCCACTTCCCCCTGGAGCTCTCCGTCAGCGAGACCCGCCTGTCACAGGGACGCTTCTTCACCTGCATCGTGCGCGACATCACCGCGCGCAAGCGCGCCGAGGAGGCGCAGGCCCTGTTCGTCCGGGTGGGCACGCTGCTGTCCCAGTCGCTCGACGTCCACACCACCCTCGAGAGTCTCGCCTCGCTGGTGGTGTCCCATCTGGCCGACTACTGCGTCCTGTTCCTGCTGGGGGAGGACGGGCAGCTGCGCCGGCTGGAGCTCACGGCCCGGGACCCGGAGATGCAAGCGCTCATCCACCGCGCACAGCCAGTCCCGGCCCAGGTCGCGAGCACCAGCCCCGTGGTCCGGGCCCTGGAGGGCGGCGTGCCCCAGGCCGTGCCGAAGGTCACCCCCGAGTGGCTGGATGCCATCGCCAGCAACGCGGAGCACCGGGCCCTCCTGGAGGGGCTTGCCCCGAAATCCGCGCTCATGGTGCCCCTGGTGGCCAGGGGGCGGAAGCTCGGCGTCATCGCCTTCGCCTGGACCCAGTTCCGCCCCACGTGCGCCACGACGGACCAGGAGGTGGCCCTGGGCGTGGCCGATCGCGCGGCCATGGCGCTGGACAACGCGCGGCTCTACCAGGAGGCCCAGGAGGCCATCCGGGTGCGCGAGGACGTGGTGGCCATCGTCAGCCACGACCTGCGCACGCCCCTCAACGCCATCACCCTGTCGGCCACGAGCCTGCTCAAGCGCGGGAACCTGGACGCGCACACCGCCAAGGCCACCCACCGGATCCGCTCGGCGGCGGATCGGGCCGGCCGGATGATCCGGGACCTGCTCGACTTCAACCAGGCACGCATGCGGGGCATCCCCACCCACCGCGGGCCCCTGGACTTCCACGAGCAGGTCCTGCGCGTGGTGAAGGAGGTGCGGCTCGCCCATCCAGACAGGCACATCGCGTTCCACTCCAGCGGAGAGGGCTGGGGCGAGTGGGATGGGGACCGGCTGGCCCAGGTGGTGACGAACCTCGTGGGCAATGCGCTCCAGCACGGCCCGGCGGGCTCGCCCGTGCGGGTATCCACCCGGAGCGAGGATTCGAGCGTCCTGCTCGAGGTG
- a CDS encoding amidohydrolase family protein, whose protein sequence is MNYKNLGLAVVVALGMSACGEDAKPNPQPPPVEPTREDVVNEHMESLRGDPAALGAFLLAMPKGADLHSHTSGAITTENLIKWGAEDGACVNTTTFVASNPCAAGTTPLANVWEDPAFYDAVLGAWSMQDYTGSLLEAHQHFFDAFGKYGAVQLDSRNDDSYADILSRAGKHHQVYVELMQGFGASTGGRLAEGLFTASDPWDAATLLARRKQLIALPDFQASIDRQAASIAATLKGARELLKCGTAEADPGCDVEVRLLSSANRTAERANVFGQWVHAYELAQRVPELVGVNLVSPEENEKSLAYYDDEMFALGTLDDFNDNTVGRKTVHIALHAGELIPAVLKAEDQQHLRFHIRNAVEKAHAERIGHGVDVLGETAGDGAADLLRDMHDLSVMVEICLTSNRVLLGASGAQHPLASYLENKVPVALATDDSGILRGDITQEYVAAATDQGLDYKTLKQMARTSLEHAFVEGGSLWAKRNDFTATVSACAQDKLGEAASSASCKTYLASHKRAALQWKMETQFATFENQFVK, encoded by the coding sequence ATGAACTACAAGAATCTTGGATTGGCGGTCGTCGTGGCGCTCGGCATGAGCGCGTGCGGCGAGGATGCGAAGCCGAACCCCCAGCCCCCCCCCGTGGAGCCGACGCGGGAGGATGTGGTGAACGAGCACATGGAGTCGCTGCGAGGCGACCCCGCTGCGCTGGGTGCATTCCTGCTCGCCATGCCCAAGGGCGCGGATCTGCACAGCCACACCTCAGGCGCCATCACCACCGAGAACCTGATCAAGTGGGGCGCCGAGGACGGCGCGTGCGTGAACACGACGACCTTCGTGGCCAGCAACCCGTGCGCGGCCGGAACGACGCCCCTGGCCAACGTCTGGGAGGATCCGGCCTTCTACGACGCCGTACTGGGCGCCTGGTCCATGCAGGACTACACGGGCTCGCTGCTAGAGGCGCACCAGCACTTCTTCGACGCCTTCGGCAAGTACGGCGCGGTACAGCTCGACTCGCGCAATGACGACAGCTACGCGGACATCCTCTCGCGCGCCGGCAAGCACCACCAGGTCTATGTGGAGCTGATGCAGGGGTTTGGGGCGAGCACCGGTGGCAGGCTCGCCGAGGGGCTTTTCACCGCCTCGGACCCCTGGGATGCGGCGACCCTGTTGGCCAGGCGCAAGCAGCTCATCGCGCTGCCCGACTTCCAGGCATCGATCGACCGGCAGGCCGCCAGCATCGCGGCGACCCTGAAGGGCGCCCGGGAGCTGCTCAAGTGCGGCACCGCCGAGGCGGATCCGGGCTGTGACGTGGAGGTGCGGTTGCTCTCCTCGGCCAACCGCACGGCGGAGCGCGCGAACGTCTTCGGCCAGTGGGTGCACGCCTATGAGCTGGCCCAGCGCGTGCCCGAGCTCGTGGGTGTCAACCTCGTGTCCCCCGAGGAGAACGAGAAGTCACTCGCGTACTACGACGACGAGATGTTCGCCCTGGGCACGCTGGATGACTTCAATGACAACACGGTCGGCCGCAAGACGGTCCACATCGCCCTGCACGCCGGCGAGCTCATCCCCGCCGTGCTCAAGGCCGAGGATCAGCAGCACCTGCGCTTCCACATCCGCAACGCCGTGGAGAAGGCCCACGCGGAGCGTATCGGCCACGGCGTGGACGTGCTGGGAGAGACGGCCGGCGATGGCGCCGCGGACCTCCTGCGGGACATGCACGACCTGAGTGTCATGGTGGAGATCTGCCTGACCTCCAACCGCGTCCTGCTCGGCGCCTCGGGTGCGCAGCACCCGCTCGCCTCGTACCTGGAGAACAAGGTGCCGGTGGCTCTGGCGACCGATGACTCGGGCATCCTGCGCGGGGACATCACCCAGGAGTACGTCGCGGCCGCCACCGACCAGGGGCTCGACTACAAGACGCTCAAGCAGATGGCGCGCACCAGCCTGGAGCACGCCTTCGTGGAGGGCGGCAGCCTCTGGGCCAAACGCAATGACTTCACGGCCACGGTGAGCGCCTGTGCCCAGGACAAGCTCGGAGAGGCCGCTTCGTCGGCCAGCTGCAAGACCTACCTCGCCTCCCACAAGCGCGCCGCCCTCCAGTGGAAGATGGAGACGCAGTTCGCCACCTTCGAGAACCAGTTCGTGAAGTAG
- a CDS encoding winged helix-turn-helix transcriptional regulator yields the protein MQEEHRSGCPINLTLEMLGDRWSLIVIRDIMFGNRRHYRELLTLSEERIASNILADRLKRLVEVGLLTRRDDPSHKQKAIYSLTEPSIQLVPLLAQMGAWGRRHTPVSEELSIRAQLLEEGGPPLWEDFMAELRALHLGAPTTGPSVLAGLQAAYEKVVARKRTK from the coding sequence ATGCAGGAGGAGCACCGGTCAGGTTGCCCGATCAACCTGACGCTCGAGATGCTGGGGGATCGCTGGAGCCTGATCGTCATTCGTGACATCATGTTCGGCAACCGTCGCCACTATCGCGAGCTGCTCACGCTCTCGGAGGAGCGGATCGCCTCCAACATCCTGGCCGACCGGTTGAAGCGGCTGGTGGAGGTGGGGCTGCTCACCCGGCGCGACGATCCGAGCCATAAACAAAAGGCGATCTACAGCCTCACCGAGCCCTCCATCCAGCTCGTGCCTTTGCTGGCACAGATGGGCGCCTGGGGCCGCCGTCACACCCCCGTCTCCGAGGAGCTGTCGATCCGCGCGCAACTCCTGGAAGAAGGCGGCCCGCCTCTCTGGGAGGACTTCATGGCCGAGCTGCGCGCGCTCCACCTCGGCGCGCCCACCACCGGTCCATCGGTGCTCGCCGGGCTCCAGGCGGCCTATGAGAAGGTGGTGGCGCGCAAGAGGACGAAATGA